In Methylocystis echinoides, one genomic interval encodes:
- a CDS encoding PilZ domain-containing protein: MDAILPHANGQAERRKDPARVKISLAGRYMLVGSKGEYECHTYEMSADEASLFAPVVSTVGARVVIYLSELGRLTGSISRLTEIGFDMSLQLTPRKREKLAGQLAWRVNRHEAKDRRRHERIKPENEISILTLPNGDEHVVRIRSLSTSGVALDSEHDVRIGDEVLIGATAAKVVRVRDGEIACQFLRPLTHVDPATRL; this comes from the coding sequence ATGGACGCAATTCTCCCTCATGCAAACGGCCAGGCCGAGCGTCGGAAGGACCCGGCGCGCGTGAAAATCTCTCTTGCTGGCCGATACATGCTCGTGGGATCGAAAGGCGAATACGAATGCCACACCTATGAGATGTCGGCGGACGAGGCGTCGCTCTTCGCGCCCGTGGTGTCGACGGTCGGCGCAAGAGTCGTCATCTATCTCAGCGAGCTCGGCCGGCTGACGGGCTCCATATCCCGCCTCACCGAGATCGGCTTCGACATGAGCCTGCAATTGACGCCGCGCAAACGCGAGAAACTCGCGGGCCAGCTCGCCTGGCGCGTAAACCGGCACGAGGCCAAGGATCGCCGTCGCCACGAACGCATCAAGCCGGAAAATGAGATCAGCATCCTCACCCTGCCGAATGGCGATGAGCATGTCGTGCGGATTCGAAGCCTCTCCACCTCCGGAGTCGCGCTCGACAGCGAACACGACGTGCGCATCGGCGACGAGGTTCTCATCGGCGCCACCGCGGCGAAAGTCGTTCGCGTGCGCGACGGCGAGATCGCCTGCCAATTCCTGCGGCCCCTTACGCATGTGGACCCCGCCACGCGGCTCTGA
- a CDS encoding VOC family protein has product MASDQQAPHGVVCWSELGVHDVARAQKFYAETLGWRFEPMHMPDMTYWIIWSGEARVGGMFEMKEAVFENVPEHWLTYIAVDDVDARLARAVAAGAKICKDAFDIPGVGRMAVLAEPGGAIVAWMTPRPAG; this is encoded by the coding sequence ATGGCCTCTGATCAACAAGCGCCGCATGGCGTCGTGTGCTGGAGCGAACTCGGCGTGCACGATGTCGCGCGGGCTCAGAAATTCTACGCCGAGACGCTCGGCTGGCGTTTCGAGCCGATGCACATGCCGGACATGACCTATTGGATCATCTGGTCCGGCGAGGCGCGGGTCGGCGGCATGTTCGAAATGAAGGAAGCCGTTTTCGAGAACGTTCCCGAACACTGGCTGACCTATATCGCCGTCGACGACGTCGACGCGCGTCTGGCCAGGGCCGTCGCCGCGGGCGCCAAAATCTGCAAGGACGCGTTCGACATCCCGGGCGTAGGGCGCATGGCGGTGCTCGCCGAGCCGGGCGGCGCCATTGTCGCATGGATGACGCCGCGGCCCGCCGGCTAG
- a CDS encoding SDR family NAD(P)-dependent oxidoreductase, whose amino-acid sequence MSERRKRAVVVTGASTGIGEACVALLVESGFFVFGSVRKDADAARLQARFGADYAPLLFDVTDGEAVAAAAREVEQWLDGGTLFGLVNNAGVAVPGPLLHLDIEDFRRQIETNLTGQLRVIQAFAPLLGARRPQGGPPGRIVNMSSVAGRHASPFLGAYNASKFGLEGMSDALRRELTVYGIDLILIEPGMIATPIWEKADRADVSAFEGTIYEPAAGLVKKWAVEGGRAAPGPETVAQAVLRALTAPRPPVRIPVHAGNMLGLLPARLVDWLIAWRLGFHDIRRGLAARSTGEKNGL is encoded by the coding sequence ATGTCTGAGCGCAGGAAACGCGCGGTCGTCGTCACCGGCGCGTCGACGGGGATCGGCGAAGCCTGCGTCGCGCTGCTGGTCGAAAGCGGCTTCTTTGTCTTCGGCTCGGTGCGCAAAGACGCCGACGCTGCGCGGCTGCAGGCGCGTTTCGGCGCCGATTATGCGCCGCTCCTGTTCGACGTGACCGACGGCGAAGCCGTCGCCGCCGCAGCGCGCGAAGTCGAGCAATGGCTCGACGGCGGGACGCTCTTCGGGCTCGTCAACAACGCCGGCGTCGCCGTGCCGGGACCGTTGCTGCATCTCGACATCGAGGATTTCCGTCGCCAGATCGAAACCAATCTGACGGGTCAATTGCGCGTGATACAGGCCTTTGCGCCGCTCCTGGGCGCGCGCCGGCCGCAGGGCGGCCCGCCCGGCCGCATCGTCAATATGAGTTCGGTCGCCGGGCGACACGCCTCGCCTTTTCTGGGCGCCTATAACGCCTCGAAATTCGGACTCGAGGGCATGTCCGACGCCTTGCGGCGCGAATTGACCGTCTATGGGATCGACCTCATTCTGATTGAGCCGGGCATGATCGCGACTCCGATCTGGGAAAAAGCCGATCGCGCCGATGTCAGCGCTTTCGAGGGCACCATTTACGAGCCCGCGGCGGGTCTCGTGAAAAAATGGGCGGTCGAAGGAGGCCGCGCGGCGCCTGGCCCCGAGACGGTTGCGCAGGCCGTGCTGCGCGCGCTGACGGCGCCGCGGCCCCCCGTCCGCATACCGGTGCACGCCGGAAACATGCTGGGCTTGCTTCCGGCGCGGCTCGTGGACTGGTTGATCGCCTGGCGGCTCGGCTTCCACGACATTCGCAGGGGGCTCGCCGCCCGATCCACAGGAGAGAAGAATGGCCTCTGA
- a CDS encoding thiamine phosphate synthase: MTVSNLDPFYLIVDRSDWLTRLLPLGVKLVQLRVKDRSGPELRAEIARARDLCRAAGAQLVVNDYWELAIEEGCDFVHLGQGDLDTADIAALRRHGVRLGVSTHDDAELERALALSPDYVALGPVWPTLLKKMDFAPQGLDRLAAWKRRVGEIPLVAIGGLTPGRACLALASGADSACVVTDVLRATDPESRTVEWVAATAPWREAGELVRPFAADYPGARILPSPNHGPRARSVSALVLHYTGMPSAESALELLCSPIHEVSAHYVVEEDGAVLQLVPEARRAWHAGVSSWAGETDINSASIGVEIVHPGHIDPHPYPTPQINAVIALCRDICARRAIAPQRVLAHSDIAPRRKIDPGEFFPWDALAAAGVGRDIAPMPPDTGPALDLDMAGAAVSDLQRRLSAFGYKVTETGVYDEDTAAAVSAFQRHFRRARVDGRADASTLDALTRLLALSGADHV; the protein is encoded by the coding sequence TTGACCGTATCGAACCTCGATCCGTTCTATCTTATCGTCGATCGATCGGACTGGCTGACGCGCCTGCTGCCGCTTGGCGTGAAACTCGTGCAACTGCGGGTGAAGGACCGTTCGGGACCCGAATTGCGCGCCGAGATCGCCCGCGCCCGGGATCTCTGCCGGGCGGCGGGAGCGCAGCTCGTCGTCAATGACTATTGGGAGCTCGCGATCGAGGAGGGTTGCGACTTCGTTCATCTCGGGCAGGGCGATCTCGATACGGCCGACATTGCGGCGCTGCGCCGGCATGGGGTGCGCTTGGGCGTCTCGACGCATGACGACGCCGAGCTCGAACGCGCTCTGGCGCTTTCGCCCGATTATGTCGCGCTCGGTCCGGTCTGGCCGACGCTGCTCAAGAAGATGGATTTCGCGCCGCAAGGGCTCGATCGGCTGGCGGCGTGGAAAAGGCGCGTCGGCGAGATTCCGCTCGTCGCCATCGGCGGGTTGACTCCGGGGCGCGCCTGTCTCGCGCTCGCCTCCGGCGCCGACAGCGCCTGCGTGGTGACCGACGTCTTGCGCGCGACGGACCCCGAATCGCGCACGGTGGAGTGGGTCGCCGCCACCGCGCCCTGGCGGGAGGCGGGCGAATTGGTCCGCCCCTTCGCGGCGGATTACCCCGGCGCGAGAATCCTGCCGTCGCCCAATCACGGTCCACGCGCACGGTCCGTCTCCGCGCTGGTTCTGCATTACACCGGCATGCCGAGCGCTGAGTCGGCGCTCGAGCTCTTGTGCTCGCCCATTCACGAGGTTTCGGCGCATTACGTCGTCGAGGAGGACGGGGCCGTGTTGCAGCTCGTGCCGGAGGCGCGACGCGCCTGGCATGCCGGCGTCAGCTCCTGGGCCGGCGAAACGGACATTAATTCCGCCTCGATCGGCGTCGAGATCGTTCACCCCGGCCACATTGATCCGCACCCGTATCCCACCCCGCAGATCAACGCCGTCATCGCCCTTTGCCGCGATATTTGCGCGCGTCGCGCCATTGCGCCGCAGCGGGTTCTCGCGCATTCCGACATTGCGCCGCGCCGCAAGATCGATCCTGGCGAGTTCTTCCCCTGGGACGCCCTCGCCGCGGCGGGCGTCGGCCGCGACATTGCGCCCATGCCCCCGGATACGGGTCCGGCGCTCGATCTCGACATGGCGGGCGCAGCCGTGTCGGATCTTCAACGCCGGCTTTCGGCTTTCGGCTACAAGGTCACCGAGACCGGCGTCTATGACGAGGACACCGCCGCCGCCGTCTCCGCCTTTCAGCGTCACTTTCGCCGCGCGCGGGTCGACGGCCGCGCGGACGCGTCCACCCTCGACGCGTTGACGCGGCTTCTCGCTCTGTCGGGAGCAGATCATGTCTGA